The DNA region AAGACCCCTTGCGCACCCTCTACGAGGCGGTTCATGCTCCTTTAGAGCGCCACCCCGACCTGCCCCCCTTCTTCGGGGGGGTGGTGGGGTACGCCGCCTACGACCTCGTCCGCTACTACGAGCGCCTTCCCTCCCTCAAGCCCGACGACCTGGGCCTCCCCGACCTCCTCTTCGTGGAGCCCGAGGTGGTGGCGGTCTTTGACCACCTGAAAAACCTCCTGCACCTGGTGGCCCCGGGGTGGGACCTCGAGGAGGCCGAGGTCCGCCTCCAATGGGCGGAAAGGAAACTGAAAGGCCCGCTTCCCGGCGTGCCCGGGGAGCGGCCGGGGGGAAGGGCCCGCTTTGAGCCCGACATGAGCCGGGAGGAGTACCTAAGGGCGGTGGAAAGGGCTTTGGAGTACATCCGCGCCGGGGATATCTTCCAGGTGGTCCTCTCCTTACGGCTTTCCTCCCCCCTTACCGTGCACCCCTTTGCCCTTTACCGGGCCCTTAGGAGCGTGAACCCAAGCCCGTACATGGGCTACCTGGACCTGGGGGAGGTGGTCTTGGTCTCGGCGAGCCCCGAAAGCCTTCTCCGTTCCGATGGCCGCAGGGTGGTCACCAGGCCCATCGCCGGCACCCGGCCCCGGGGGAAGGACGAGGAGGAGGATAGAAGGCTTTCAGAGGAGCTGCTAAAGGACGAGAAGGAAAGGGCCGAGCACGTGATGCTCCTGGACCTCTCCCGCAACGACATCGGCCGGGTTTCCGCCTTCGGCACGGTGCGGGTCCTGGAGCCCATGCACGTGGAGTACTACTCCCACGTGATGCACCTGGTGTCCACGGTGGAAGGGCTGTTGGCGGAGGGGAAGACCCCCTTGGATGCCTTAGCCAGCGTCCTCCCCATGGGTACGGTTTCGGGAGCCCCCAAGATCCGGGCCATGGAGATCATCGAGGAGCTGGAGCCGCACCGCCGGGGGCCCTATGGGGGAAGCTTCGGGTACCTGGCCTACGACGGGGCTATGGACGTGGCCTTGACCCTGCGCACCTTCGTGATCGGGGGCGGGTGGATGCACGTGCAGGCGGGGGCGGGCATCGTGGCGGACTCGGTGCCGGAAAGGGAGTACGAGGAGTGCTGGAACAAGGCGAAGGCCCTTTTGAAGGCGGTGGAGATGGCGGAGGAGGGGCTATGAGGGTTTTGGTGGTGGACAACTACGATAGCTTCACCTACAACCTGGTGCAGTACCTGGGAGAGCTTGGGGCACGCCCCGTGGTCTGGCGGAACGACCAGTTTGCCCTCGAGGACGTGGAGGCCCTGGATCCCGACCGCATCCTCATCAGCCCGGGTCCTTGCACCCCCTTGGAGGCGGGTCTTTCCCTGCCCTTGATCAGCCGCTACGCCCCCCGCTATCCCATCCTGGGGGTCTGCCTGGGGCACCAGGCCATCGGCATGGCCTTCGGGGGCAAGGTGGTGCCGGCCCCGGTGATCATGCACGGCAAGGTGAGCGAGATCCACCACGACGGCACGGGCCTCTTCCGGGGTCTTCCCAACCCCTTCCCCGCCACCCGCTACCACTCCCTGGTGGTGGAGGAGGTGCCGGAGGAGCTCTTGGTGAACGCCTGGGTGGAGGAAAAGGGCCCCGAAGGGGCTAGGTTGGCTAGGGGGGATAAGGGCCCCGAAGGGGCTAGGTTGGCTAGGGGGGAGGTGGGGAAGAGGACGGTGATGGGCTTTCGCCACCGCCAGTATCCCACCCACGGGGTGCAGTTCCACCCGGAAAGCTATCTCACGGAAGCGGGTAAGATCATCCTTAAGAACTTTTTGGAGGATCCATGGAGGCCGTGAAGAAGGCGCTTTTGGGCGAGGTGCTCACCGAGGAGGAGGCCCATGGCCTCATGGGGGCCATGATGGCCGGGGAGCTTTCCCCGGTGAAGGTGGCGGGGGTGCTCACCGCCATGGCCCTGAGGGGGGAGACCCCTTCGGAGAT from Thermus neutrinimicus includes:
- a CDS encoding anthranilate synthase component II, translated to MRVLVVDNYDSFTYNLVQYLGELGARPVVWRNDQFALEDVEALDPDRILISPGPCTPLEAGLSLPLISRYAPRYPILGVCLGHQAIGMAFGGKVVPAPVIMHGKVSEIHHDGTGLFRGLPNPFPATRYHSLVVEEVPEELLVNAWVEEKGPEGARLARGDKGPEGARLARGEVGKRTVMGFRHRQYPTHGVQFHPESYLTEAGKIILKNFLEDPWRP
- the trpE gene encoding anthranilate synthase component I, with the protein product METIRPFRKTLLADLETPVTAYLKLSEKAPVSFLLESVERGRQSRFSIIGVGARRTFRLKDGVFTVDGERVETQDPLRTLYEAVHAPLERHPDLPPFFGGVVGYAAYDLVRYYERLPSLKPDDLGLPDLLFVEPEVVAVFDHLKNLLHLVAPGWDLEEAEVRLQWAERKLKGPLPGVPGERPGGRARFEPDMSREEYLRAVERALEYIRAGDIFQVVLSLRLSSPLTVHPFALYRALRSVNPSPYMGYLDLGEVVLVSASPESLLRSDGRRVVTRPIAGTRPRGKDEEEDRRLSEELLKDEKERAEHVMLLDLSRNDIGRVSAFGTVRVLEPMHVEYYSHVMHLVSTVEGLLAEGKTPLDALASVLPMGTVSGAPKIRAMEIIEELEPHRRGPYGGSFGYLAYDGAMDVALTLRTFVIGGGWMHVQAGAGIVADSVPEREYEECWNKAKALLKAVEMAEEGL